Proteins co-encoded in one Hymenobacter swuensis DY53 genomic window:
- a CDS encoding phosphatase PAP2 family protein, whose protein sequence is MNDQLRRLLAGFTLFLTEFAITLALGTLGVVLFLALGREVFDQDAATFDAEAFRWTRRLLGPDRQQWVEGITFLASRNFITGAAGLLVNWFLLLRRHRWYSLLVPVVALGSITLNLVLKQFYNRPRPLLPLVSASGLSFPSGHAMISASFYGLLIYLVWTHVRRPGWRYALVALLVGVILLIGLTRVYLRVHYATDVLAGFTAGAAWLVVAIPLLKRLEIEIKKRFRNTLQTTEKQPI, encoded by the coding sequence ATGAATGACCAACTGCGGCGGTTGCTGGCCGGTTTTACCTTGTTCCTGACCGAGTTTGCCATTACCTTGGCACTTGGCACCCTGGGGGTAGTGCTGTTTCTGGCGCTGGGCCGGGAAGTATTCGACCAGGATGCCGCCACCTTCGATGCGGAAGCTTTCCGCTGGACGCGTCGGCTGCTGGGACCGGACCGGCAGCAATGGGTAGAGGGCATTACCTTTCTGGCTTCGCGCAACTTTATAACCGGTGCGGCCGGGTTGCTGGTCAACTGGTTTCTGCTCCTGCGGCGGCACCGGTGGTACTCGCTGCTGGTGCCGGTGGTGGCCTTGGGCAGCATCACGCTGAACCTAGTGCTAAAGCAGTTTTACAACCGCCCCCGGCCGCTGCTGCCGCTGGTATCGGCCTCAGGCCTGAGCTTTCCCAGCGGCCACGCCATGATTTCGGCCTCGTTCTACGGCCTGCTCATTTACCTGGTCTGGACGCACGTCCGCCGGCCGGGCTGGCGCTATGCGCTGGTGGCACTGTTAGTCGGTGTTATCCTGCTCATTGGCCTGACGCGAGTATACCTGCGGGTGCATTACGCTACCGATGTGCTGGCTGGCTTCACGGCCGGAGCCGCGTGGCTGGTAGTAGCCATACCACTGCTGAAACGGCTGGAAATTGAAATAAAAAAACGATTCAGAAACACGCTGCAAACGACTGAAAAACAGCCTATATAG
- a CDS encoding glucose-1-phosphate adenylyltransferase family protein — protein sequence MQTPVLNQARGTRLHGQKVLVLILAGGAGSRMGALTRRRAKPVLPFAGTYRLIDFALSNCVNSGLTDVWVLESYELHTLNDHLGGGRPWDLDRTYGGLRVLPPVTGPEGGGFAGGNADALYRQLPLIREFAPDVLLVLSADHLYTLDFGAVLAEHLHRRAHLTMVTTPVPPHDTASRFGNVRLTRAGRVQRFAYKPTRPLSDTITTEVFLYDMATLDSTLTELAARHVNLKDFGDYLLPALVQNGHAYAYPLQSYWRDVGIPQAYWQAHMDVLDGHGVPLDAPDWPLYTLALPRPPARLDAGSEVADSLLAPGCRVAGTVRRSVLGPGVTVAAGAVLEECVLLGNTHVGANVHLRRVVVDAGYDLTDGRRWWGEKVKVLGDPADEETA from the coding sequence ATGCAAACTCCCGTTCTCAACCAGGCCCGTGGCACGCGCCTGCACGGCCAGAAAGTGCTGGTGCTGATACTGGCTGGCGGGGCTGGCTCCCGCATGGGTGCCCTTACCCGGCGGCGGGCCAAGCCGGTGCTGCCCTTCGCCGGTACGTATCGGCTCATCGATTTCGCCCTTTCCAACTGCGTCAACTCGGGCCTGACCGACGTGTGGGTGCTGGAATCCTACGAGCTGCACACGCTCAACGACCACCTCGGCGGCGGCCGGCCTTGGGACCTGGACCGCACTTACGGCGGGCTGCGGGTGCTGCCACCCGTCACGGGCCCCGAGGGCGGCGGCTTTGCGGGCGGCAACGCCGATGCGCTCTACCGCCAGCTGCCCCTGATCCGGGAATTTGCCCCCGATGTGCTGCTGGTGCTGTCGGCCGACCACCTCTATACCCTCGATTTTGGGGCGGTGCTGGCCGAGCACCTGCACCGCCGCGCCCACCTGACGATGGTCACCACGCCCGTACCGCCCCACGATACGGCCTCCCGCTTCGGCAACGTGCGCCTGACCCGGGCCGGCCGGGTGCAGCGCTTCGCCTACAAACCCACCCGGCCGCTGTCGGACACGATTACCACCGAGGTCTTTCTCTACGATATGGCCACGCTCGATAGCACGCTCACGGAGCTGGCCGCCCGGCATGTCAACCTCAAGGATTTCGGCGACTACCTGCTGCCTGCCCTAGTGCAGAACGGCCACGCCTACGCCTACCCCTTGCAAAGCTACTGGCGCGACGTGGGTATCCCGCAGGCGTACTGGCAGGCCCACATGGATGTGCTCGACGGCCATGGCGTGCCGCTGGACGCCCCCGACTGGCCCCTTTATACCTTGGCTTTACCGCGTCCGCCGGCCCGGCTGGATGCCGGTAGTGAGGTAGCGGACAGCCTGCTGGCTCCTGGCTGCCGGGTGGCGGGCACCGTGCGCCGCAGCGTGCTGGGGCCGGGCGTGACGGTGGCAGCCGGGGCCGTGTTGGAAGAATGCGTGCTGTTAGGCAATACCCATGTTGGCGCGAACGTACATCTGCGCCGCGTGGTAGTTGATGCTGGCTATGACCTGACGGACGGCCGCCGGTGGTGGGGCGAAAAGGTGAAAGTCCTGGGCGACCCTGCCGATGAGGAAACCGCGTGA
- a CDS encoding M61 family metallopeptidase, giving the protein MRKTAALLLVSLPLALSRPVQAQAPVHYDLAFPNAVHHEARVTVTFRELPAGPLQVRMARSSPGRYALHEFAKNVYDVQATDSKGQALSVVKPDPYGWNVTGHDGTVVFTYTLFGDRTDGTYVGIDARHAHLNMPATLAYAQGLEQRPAAVKFQLPEGWTVASQLKLEAGGTWTAPHLQYLMDSPTSLGPQQVRSWQEAGRTIEMQVLHDGTPAELDAYVANTKKVVKEAAAIFGGLPPYDFGRYTFIANYLPQTSGDGMEHRNSTSLTSSRPLRGPGAINNLGTVAHEFFHGWNVERLRPQDLEPFDFQRANMSSNLWFAEGFTQYYGELLLRRAGVHTDAEYAKEALSGMVDAMLNMPGPKRYSPVYMSQQAPFVDAAAAIDPNNRSNTYLSYYYIGAANALALDLELRSRFKTDLDTYMRTLWQEHGTQQNYAPAKPYTLRDLQRVLGTVTKDTAFAGQFFRQHITGHELPKYTELLAPAGMLVRPARAGQATLAARLQFNPDSTAMLGTTLLGSPLYEAGLDREDVLLKLDGRKPTSSKEVQALLAAHKPGDVLPVEYRTRGLVRTASVTLQEDNTLEVVTYEDAKRPVTRAQKKFREAWLNGKTK; this is encoded by the coding sequence ATGCGGAAAACCGCCGCCCTGCTGTTGGTAAGCCTGCCGCTGGCCCTGAGCCGTCCCGTGCAGGCCCAGGCTCCCGTGCATTATGATCTGGCCTTCCCGAATGCTGTTCACCACGAAGCCCGCGTGACGGTTACGTTCCGGGAGCTGCCGGCCGGCCCGCTGCAGGTACGTATGGCCCGCTCCTCACCGGGCCGCTACGCCCTCCATGAGTTTGCCAAAAACGTGTACGACGTGCAGGCCACCGACTCCAAAGGCCAAGCCTTATCGGTGGTGAAGCCGGACCCCTACGGCTGGAATGTGACCGGTCACGACGGCACGGTAGTATTCACCTACACCCTGTTCGGCGACCGGACCGACGGCACATATGTCGGCATTGATGCCCGCCACGCCCACCTGAACATGCCCGCCACGCTGGCGTACGCGCAGGGCTTGGAGCAGCGGCCCGCCGCCGTGAAGTTTCAGCTACCCGAGGGCTGGACGGTGGCCTCCCAGCTCAAGCTCGAAGCCGGCGGCACCTGGACCGCACCTCACCTGCAGTACCTGATGGACTCGCCCACATCACTGGGGCCGCAACAGGTGCGCAGCTGGCAGGAAGCCGGCCGCACCATTGAAATGCAGGTGTTGCACGATGGTACGCCCGCCGAGCTGGACGCCTACGTGGCTAACACGAAAAAAGTGGTCAAGGAAGCCGCCGCCATCTTCGGGGGGTTGCCGCCGTACGATTTCGGCCGCTATACCTTCATAGCCAACTACCTGCCCCAGACCAGCGGCGACGGCATGGAACACCGCAATTCCACCAGCCTCACCAGCAGCCGCCCCTTGCGCGGCCCCGGAGCCATTAATAACCTAGGCACGGTAGCGCACGAATTTTTCCATGGCTGGAACGTGGAGCGCCTGCGGCCCCAGGACCTGGAACCGTTCGATTTTCAGCGGGCTAACATGAGCAGCAACCTGTGGTTTGCCGAAGGCTTCACGCAGTACTACGGCGAGCTACTGTTGCGGCGGGCCGGCGTACACACCGATGCGGAATACGCCAAGGAAGCCCTCAGCGGTATGGTAGACGCTATGCTGAACATGCCAGGCCCTAAGCGGTACTCACCGGTGTACATGAGCCAGCAGGCGCCCTTCGTGGATGCCGCCGCCGCCATCGACCCCAACAACCGTTCGAATACCTACCTGAGCTACTATTACATCGGGGCGGCCAATGCGTTGGCCCTGGATCTGGAGCTGCGCAGCCGCTTCAAAACCGACCTCGATACCTACATGCGCACCCTGTGGCAGGAGCACGGCACGCAGCAGAACTACGCCCCCGCCAAACCCTATACTCTCCGCGACCTGCAGCGGGTGCTAGGCACCGTAACGAAGGATACGGCCTTCGCCGGGCAGTTTTTCCGCCAACATATTACGGGCCACGAGCTGCCGAAATACACTGAGTTGCTGGCTCCGGCAGGTATGCTGGTGCGCCCGGCCCGCGCCGGGCAGGCCACCTTGGCGGCCCGCCTGCAATTCAACCCCGACAGTACTGCTATGCTGGGCACCACGCTGCTGGGCAGTCCCCTTTATGAGGCTGGCCTTGACCGGGAAGATGTACTGCTGAAGCTGGACGGCCGCAAACCCACCAGCTCCAAAGAGGTGCAGGCACTACTGGCTGCCCACAAACCCGGCGACGTGCTGCCCGTGGAATACCGCACCCGGGGCCTTGTGCGCACCGCTTCGGTAACGCTGCAGGAAGACAATACGCTGGAAGTAGTGACCTACGAGGACGCCAAACGCCCCGTCACGAGGGCTCAGAAGAAATTCCGAGAAGCGTGGCTGAACGGCAAGACCAAGTAG
- a CDS encoding MBL fold metallo-hydrolase, with translation MASAPRFVSNPRLPVIKPNYPGNKMIGREYCNGEELYEPGFSTVIKWQLSTNPQKEEKKADTWVPTVVDCTAFLQGSEDGLVWLGHASFVLRVSGKTLVFDPVLFSSLGLRRRHGLPCLVEQLTDLDYLLLSHGHRDHLDEKSVKLLARQNPQLRTFGPLGMAGLLRGMAPGLLVQEAGWWQQFDLGPDAPFELFYLPASHWHRRGLADLNTVLWGSFLLRLPDGRTLYFAGDTSQAGHFEEIERQFGPLDIVLMPIGAYKPAYMMQMSHVNPHEAAKAVNQLRAGHIVPMHYGTFDLSDEPASEPLQQLRHVAQGGMLRGELHAPAVGEVLRWQEWE, from the coding sequence ATGGCCTCTGCTCCCCGATTCGTTTCCAATCCGCGCCTGCCTGTTATCAAGCCCAACTACCCCGGCAACAAGATGATCGGGCGCGAATACTGCAACGGCGAGGAACTGTACGAGCCCGGTTTTAGCACCGTCATCAAGTGGCAGCTCAGCACCAACCCACAGAAAGAGGAGAAGAAAGCCGATACCTGGGTGCCAACGGTAGTTGACTGCACGGCCTTTCTGCAGGGCTCTGAAGACGGGCTGGTGTGGCTGGGCCACGCCTCGTTTGTGCTGCGGGTAAGCGGCAAGACGTTGGTGTTCGACCCGGTCCTGTTTTCCTCTCTGGGACTGCGCCGCCGCCACGGGCTGCCCTGCTTGGTGGAACAGCTCACCGACCTCGATTACCTGCTGCTCAGCCACGGCCACCGTGACCATTTGGATGAGAAATCAGTTAAACTGCTAGCCCGTCAGAATCCGCAGTTGCGCACGTTCGGGCCGTTGGGCATGGCAGGACTGCTGCGCGGCATGGCACCGGGGTTGCTGGTGCAGGAAGCCGGCTGGTGGCAGCAGTTTGACTTGGGGCCGGATGCGCCGTTTGAGCTGTTTTACCTGCCCGCCTCGCACTGGCACCGCCGCGGCCTTGCCGATTTGAACACCGTACTCTGGGGCTCCTTTCTGCTGCGCCTGCCCGATGGCCGCACCTTGTACTTCGCCGGCGACACGTCCCAGGCGGGGCACTTCGAGGAGATTGAGCGGCAGTTCGGCCCCCTGGATATCGTGCTGATGCCGATTGGGGCCTATAAACCAGCCTACATGATGCAGATGAGCCACGTAAACCCGCATGAGGCGGCCAAAGCGGTGAACCAGCTGCGCGCCGGCCACATCGTGCCCATGCACTACGGCACCTTCGACCTGAGCGACGAGCCGGCCTCCGAGCCTTTGCAGCAGCTCCGGCACGTAGCTCAGGGTGGCATGCTGCGCGGCGAGCTGCACGCGCCCGCCGTAGGGGAAGTGCTCCGCTGGCAGGAGTGGGAGTAA
- a CDS encoding class I SAM-dependent methyltransferase, with product MPTLPDSGFDFVAAFYDPLARLVYGTSLRRAQQEALEAGLPAGISRMLIIGGGTGWVLGEVLRRRPTARLVYLEAAPRMLHRSRAWLHQHMPQHMAQVEFRQGTEAALQPQEQFDAVLTFFFLDLFEPVRLRALVARLRAVLATGGVWLLADFGLPQAWWQSMLLGLMYHFFGLTTGISARQRPPIEAELYRVGLQPEAAGQFFGRMVESSVWREV from the coding sequence ATGCCCACCCTCCCCGATTCCGGTTTTGATTTCGTAGCCGCTTTTTATGATCCACTGGCCCGACTGGTGTACGGCACCTCCCTGCGCCGGGCCCAGCAGGAGGCTCTGGAGGCCGGGTTACCGGCGGGTATTTCCCGAATGCTCATCATCGGGGGCGGCACGGGGTGGGTGCTGGGTGAGGTACTGCGACGACGGCCCACAGCTCGCCTTGTATATCTGGAAGCTGCGCCCCGGATGCTGCACCGCAGCCGCGCATGGCTGCACCAGCACATGCCCCAGCACATGGCGCAGGTAGAGTTCCGGCAGGGCACGGAAGCGGCCCTACAGCCGCAGGAACAGTTTGACGCAGTGCTGACATTCTTTTTTTTGGATCTGTTTGAGCCGGTGCGCCTGCGGGCTTTGGTGGCGCGGCTTCGGGCGGTGTTGGCAACGGGCGGCGTATGGCTGCTGGCCGATTTTGGGTTGCCCCAGGCTTGGTGGCAAAGCATGCTGCTGGGGCTGATGTACCATTTTTTTGGCCTGACCACCGGTATCAGTGCCCGCCAACGGCCACCTATCGAGGCCGAATTGTACCGCGTGGGCCTGCAGCCGGAAGCTGCCGGGCAGTTTTTTGGGAGGATGGTAGAATCCAGCGTCTGGCGTGAGGTGTGA